One Gloeothece verrucosa PCC 7822 DNA window includes the following coding sequences:
- a CDS encoding chromophore lyase CpcT/CpeT — MTHATDIKTLVRWMAADFSNQEQAWANPPLYAHIRVCMRPLPYELLGATSLFLEQAYDFMLNVPYRLRVLKFTVVDDVIELENYKVKEQEQYFGAARDLERLKNLTVDDLEKLPGCDMTVEWTGNSFKGTIKPGKQCIVVRNNKETYLDNSFEVDEQTLISLDRGYDPQTDELVWGSVAGAFHFKRRTSFADEVV; from the coding sequence ATGACCCACGCAACCGATATTAAAACCCTAGTCCGATGGATGGCAGCAGATTTTAGTAACCAAGAGCAAGCTTGGGCAAATCCTCCTTTATATGCTCATATTCGAGTGTGTATGCGCCCATTACCCTATGAGTTACTAGGAGCAACCAGTCTATTCCTCGAACAAGCTTATGATTTTATGCTGAATGTTCCCTATCGGTTGCGGGTGTTGAAGTTTACGGTAGTTGATGATGTCATTGAATTGGAAAATTATAAAGTAAAAGAGCAAGAACAATATTTTGGGGCGGCGCGCGACCTTGAACGTCTGAAAAACTTAACGGTTGATGATTTGGAGAAGCTACCCGGCTGTGACATGACCGTAGAATGGACAGGTAACAGTTTTAAAGGCACTATCAAACCCGGTAAGCAGTGTATTGTCGTTCGTAATAACAAAGAAACTTATTTAGATAACAGTTTTGAGGTAGATGAACAGACATTAATTAGTCTTGATCGCGGTTACGATCCCCAAACCGATGAATTAGTCTGGGGATCAGTGGCCGGGGCTTTTCATTTTAAGCGGCGTACCAGTTTTGCCGATGAAGTAGTCTAA
- the thiS gene encoding sulfur carrier protein ThiS, which produces MSINLQVNGEPQTCTQGTHLPQMLEQLGLNPRLVAVEYNGEILHRQYWQETELQEGDRLEIVTIVGGGSQ; this is translated from the coding sequence ATGTCAATTAATCTTCAAGTTAACGGGGAACCTCAAACCTGTACACAAGGAACTCATTTACCCCAAATGTTAGAACAATTAGGGCTAAATCCTCGTTTAGTAGCGGTTGAGTATAATGGTGAAATTTTACACCGTCAATACTGGCAAGAAACTGAACTGCAAGAGGGTGATCGCTTAGAAATTGTTACGATTGTTGGAGGAGGAAGTCAATAG
- a CDS encoding thiamine phosphate synthase, producing MEEQYSQIRGQQSAIQRILDANLDRAREGLRIIEEWCRFGLNHSQLAEQCKEMRQELARWHSTELRMARDTPGDPGTALTHPQEETRSSIEHLLQANLCRIEEALRVLEEYGKLYNPEMGIVFKQMRYRAYTLESHLLVYRRHQKLRESLLYLVTCPHENIFAVVEAALSAGLTLVQYRDKETEDLSRLSIAYKLSQLCYDYGALFIVNDRVDLALAVNADGVHLGQQDMPIALAREILGSQKIIGRSTTNPQEMQQAIAEGADYIGVGPVYETPTKAGKAAAGLEYVRYAAKNSSLPWFAIGGIDTANIKDVLTAGAQRVSVVRAIMQAEQPALITGQLLSLLTRKRTFPQLQPKTNVLTINESTEK from the coding sequence ATGGAAGAACAATATAGTCAGATTAGGGGACAACAGTCGGCTATACAACGGATATTAGATGCCAATTTAGACCGGGCAAGAGAAGGACTCCGGATCATTGAAGAATGGTGTCGCTTTGGCTTAAACCATAGTCAACTAGCCGAACAGTGTAAAGAAATGCGGCAAGAATTAGCCCGTTGGCATAGCACAGAATTACGCATGGCCAGAGATACTCCCGGCGATCCAGGAACAGCATTAACTCATCCTCAAGAAGAAACCCGCAGCAGTATCGAACATCTCCTACAGGCGAATTTATGCCGCATAGAAGAGGCACTCAGGGTACTAGAAGAGTACGGTAAGTTATATAACCCTGAAATGGGAATCGTCTTTAAACAAATGCGCTACCGCGCCTATACTTTAGAAAGCCATTTATTAGTTTATCGTCGCCATCAAAAACTACGAGAATCTTTACTCTATTTGGTCACTTGCCCCCATGAAAACATTTTTGCAGTAGTAGAAGCCGCCTTAAGTGCAGGGTTAACCCTCGTCCAATATCGCGATAAAGAAACAGAAGACCTCAGCCGCTTATCCATTGCTTATAAACTCTCTCAATTGTGCTACGATTACGGCGCATTATTTATTGTTAATGATCGCGTAGACCTAGCCTTGGCGGTAAACGCCGATGGAGTGCATTTAGGACAGCAAGATATGCCCATCGCCCTCGCCAGGGAAATTTTAGGTTCTCAAAAAATTATCGGACGTTCTACCACTAACCCTCAAGAAATGCAACAAGCGATCGCCGAAGGGGCAGACTATATCGGCGTTGGTCCTGTCTATGAAACCCCCACCAAAGCCGGTAAAGCCGCCGCCGGGCTAGAATATGTCCGTTATGCGGCTAAAAACTCCTCCCTTCCTTGGTTTGCCATTGGCGGAATTGATACGGCTAATATCAAAGACGTTCTCACAGCCGGGGCGCAACGGGTATCTGTGGTTCGGGCTATTATGCAAGCTGAACAACCCGCCTTAATAACCGGACAGTTGCTTTCACTGTTAACTAGGAAACGAACCTTTCCTCAACTACAACCGAAAACCAATGTTTTAACGATTAATGAATCAACAGAAAAATAA
- a CDS encoding DUF1517 domain-containing protein has translation MFNKFLSMLKPFLKSLVVLGLILSLVLGDASSALAARTGGRIGGGSFSAPRSYSAPSGGYSSPGYGYGGGYGGYGGYGGGISFPFLLPFFGFGGFGGLFTILIFIAIANFLVRSVRNIGSSEQGLSIGSPQISVGKVQVGLLASARYLQKDLNELALRADTSTPQGRANVLQEASLALLRHPEYWVYGMTESQKTSLDSAEAKFNQWALTERSKFTQETLSNVNNLLTEGEATRPSLPEAAGQLAKLDESGEYLIATIIVGVEGQLDLPKVNDSQDLRNALQTLGGIGSDRLLAVEVLWSPQAEGDTLTSDDILAAYPNLKLV, from the coding sequence ATGTTTAACAAATTCCTATCCATGCTGAAACCCTTTTTAAAATCTCTGGTCGTCTTAGGGTTAATCTTATCCCTAGTCTTGGGTGATGCTAGTAGCGCCCTAGCTGCCCGTACTGGCGGCAGAATTGGAGGAGGTTCTTTTAGTGCCCCTCGGTCTTATAGTGCCCCTAGTGGTGGTTATTCTTCCCCCGGATATGGTTATGGTGGCGGTTATGGCGGTTATGGCGGCTATGGCGGCGGGATCAGTTTTCCCTTCCTTTTGCCTTTCTTTGGGTTTGGTGGGTTTGGTGGACTGTTTACCATCCTGATCTTTATTGCGATCGCGAATTTCCTCGTTAGAAGTGTTCGCAATATCGGGAGTTCAGAACAAGGGCTTAGTATTGGTAGCCCCCAAATTTCAGTCGGTAAAGTTCAAGTAGGTTTATTAGCCAGCGCCCGCTATTTGCAAAAAGACTTAAATGAGTTAGCTTTAAGAGCAGATACTTCAACCCCCCAAGGACGGGCAAATGTCCTACAAGAGGCTTCTTTAGCGTTATTACGTCACCCCGAATATTGGGTCTACGGAATGACTGAATCTCAAAAAACCTCTCTAGACAGTGCAGAAGCTAAGTTTAATCAGTGGGCCTTGACAGAACGGAGTAAATTTACACAAGAAACTCTATCGAATGTCAATAACCTACTGACAGAAGGAGAAGCTACTCGCCCCTCTTTACCTGAAGCCGCCGGACAATTAGCTAAACTCGACGAGTCGGGAGAATATCTCATCGCTACGATTATTGTCGGGGTAGAAGGTCAGTTAGACTTGCCTAAAGTGAATGATTCTCAAGATTTACGCAATGCTTTACAAACCCTTGGCGGCATTGGTAGCGATCGCTTATTAGCGGTGGAAGTTCTCTGGAGTCCTCAAGCTGAAGGCGATACCCTTACCAGCGACGATATCCTAGCAGCTTATCCGAATTTGAAACTGGTTTAA
- the yidD gene encoding membrane protein insertion efficiency factor YidD — protein sequence MNTISLESLARNGAVWSINGYQKHISPKKGFSCPHRLLHGGLSCSEYVKSVFMDQNLSQVVKMSVERFKDCALASKHLQTQSSGGCLIVPCCIPI from the coding sequence ATGAATACGATCAGCCTGGAAAGTTTAGCTCGTAACGGTGCTGTTTGGTCAATTAATGGCTATCAAAAGCATATTTCTCCTAAAAAAGGCTTTTCTTGCCCCCACCGGCTGTTACATGGGGGGTTATCTTGCTCGGAATATGTGAAAAGTGTGTTTATGGATCAGAATTTATCGCAAGTGGTTAAAATGTCGGTAGAGCGCTTTAAAGATTGTGCTTTGGCCAGTAAGCACTTGCAAACTCAAAGTAGTGGGGGATGTCTTATTGTTCCTTGCTGTATCCCGATTTAA